From Ictidomys tridecemlineatus isolate mIctTri1 chromosome 2, mIctTri1.hap1, whole genome shotgun sequence, the proteins below share one genomic window:
- the Tmem116 gene encoding transmembrane protein 116 isoform X6: MVLIHAAPSLPAYFLTMVYVVSRPVLYSPERVFSAIQWIQFIMATLSIIGSSSLISYAVFKNTPKSPEIRPLFCLSFSDLLLGICWLTEALLYGTSIANKDIICYNLQALGQTLYISSFLYIVNYIWYLCTELRMRHNQIGQNTSPLVTDSTCRVGQITFIFSSLIPLLLMTPVFCLGNDSECFHNFSQNNRCILMFSPPSVMAELLPSANTSVCNILYFYSITIFLASFLLSLLTIMVLFIQAQNLYKKFVKSPGFVGNKQRIVIHIVEQRVRFYPAAFLCCWGPAVVLIITKLTKPQDTELHMALYVLQALTAGSQGLLHFGVYGWTQHKFHQLKQEAQCDVDTQTPLLCSQKRVYNRGLDPLGSTVTFATSSSTIL; the protein is encoded by the exons gTTTTTTCTGCAATACAATGGATACAATTTATTATGGCAACTCTGAG TATTATAGGTTCAAGTTCACTTATTTCCTATGCTGTATTCAAGAATACGCCGAAATCTCCAGAG ATAAGGCCACTTTTTTGTCTGAGCTTCTCTGACCTGCTACTGGGAATTTGCTGGCTTACTGAGGCACTTCTCTATGGAACTTCAATAGCCAATAAGGACATTATCTGCTATAACTTGCAAGCACTTGGACAG ACACTCTACATTTCCTCATTTCTCTACATTGTCAATTACATCTGGTATTTGTGCACAGAACTAAGGATGAGACACAACCAGATTGGACAGAACACATCTCCACTG GTAACAGATTCTACTTGCCGAGTTGGTCAAATCACCTTCATTTTTTCAAG CCTGATACCTCTACTATTGATGACACCTGTGTTCTGTCTGGGCAACGACAGTGAATGTTTCCACAACTTCAGTCAGAACAACAG gtgTATCCTGATGTTTTCACCACCATCAGTCATGGCTGAACTCCTGCCTTCTGCCAATACATCTGTCTGtaacatactttatttttatagtatcaCCATTTTCTTGGCTAGCTTTTTGCTCAGCCTTCTAACTATTATG GTCTTATTCATCCAAGCCCAAAACTTGTATAAGAAGTTTGTGAAATCACCTGGCTTTGTGGGGAACAAACAGCGAATAGTGATTCACATTGTGGAACAGCGAGTGCGCTTCTACCCAGCGGCCTTCTTATGCTGCTGGGGCCCAG CTGTCGTGCTGATAATCACAAAGCTGACTAAGCCCCAGGACACCGAGCTACACATGGCCCTGTATGTTCTCCAG GCTCTAACAGCAGGATCCCAGGGTCTGCTCCACTTTGGAGTATATGGATGGACACAGCACAAATTCCACCAACTAAAGCAAGAGGCTCAATGTGATGTGGATACCCAGACACCATTATTATGCTCACAGAAGAGAGTCTATAACAGGGGCCTGGATCCATTAGGGTCTACTGTTACTTTTGCTACTAGCTCCTCCACCATTCTTTGA
- the Tmem116 gene encoding transmembrane protein 116 isoform X7 has protein sequence MALLLEVSTLEDKWDLVFSAIQWIQFIMATLSIIGSSSLISYAVFKNTPKSPEIRPLFCLSFSDLLLGICWLTEALLYGTSIANKDIICYNLQALGQTLYISSFLYIVNYIWYLCTELRMRHNQIGQNTSPLVTDSTCRVGQITFIFSSLIPLLLMTPVFCLGNDSECFHNFSQNNRCILMFSPPSVMAELLPSANTSVCNILYFYSITIFLASFLLSLLTIMVLFIQAQNLYKKFVKSPGFVGNKQRIVIHIVEQRVRFYPAAFLCCWGPAVVLIITKLTKPQDTELHMALYVLQALTAGSQGLLHFGVYGWTQHKFHQLKQEAQCDVDTQTPLLCSQKRVYNRGLDPLGSTVTFATSSSTIL, from the exons gTTTTTTCTGCAATACAATGGATACAATTTATTATGGCAACTCTGAG TATTATAGGTTCAAGTTCACTTATTTCCTATGCTGTATTCAAGAATACGCCGAAATCTCCAGAG ATAAGGCCACTTTTTTGTCTGAGCTTCTCTGACCTGCTACTGGGAATTTGCTGGCTTACTGAGGCACTTCTCTATGGAACTTCAATAGCCAATAAGGACATTATCTGCTATAACTTGCAAGCACTTGGACAG ACACTCTACATTTCCTCATTTCTCTACATTGTCAATTACATCTGGTATTTGTGCACAGAACTAAGGATGAGACACAACCAGATTGGACAGAACACATCTCCACTG GTAACAGATTCTACTTGCCGAGTTGGTCAAATCACCTTCATTTTTTCAAG CCTGATACCTCTACTATTGATGACACCTGTGTTCTGTCTGGGCAACGACAGTGAATGTTTCCACAACTTCAGTCAGAACAACAG gtgTATCCTGATGTTTTCACCACCATCAGTCATGGCTGAACTCCTGCCTTCTGCCAATACATCTGTCTGtaacatactttatttttatagtatcaCCATTTTCTTGGCTAGCTTTTTGCTCAGCCTTCTAACTATTATG GTCTTATTCATCCAAGCCCAAAACTTGTATAAGAAGTTTGTGAAATCACCTGGCTTTGTGGGGAACAAACAGCGAATAGTGATTCACATTGTGGAACAGCGAGTGCGCTTCTACCCAGCGGCCTTCTTATGCTGCTGGGGCCCAG CTGTCGTGCTGATAATCACAAAGCTGACTAAGCCCCAGGACACCGAGCTACACATGGCCCTGTATGTTCTCCAG GCTCTAACAGCAGGATCCCAGGGTCTGCTCCACTTTGGAGTATATGGATGGACACAGCACAAATTCCACCAACTAAAGCAAGAGGCTCAATGTGATGTGGATACCCAGACACCATTATTATGCTCACAGAAGAGAGTCTATAACAGGGGCCTGGATCCATTAGGGTCTACTGTTACTTTTGCTACTAGCTCCTCCACCATTCTTTGA
- the Tmem116 gene encoding transmembrane protein 116 isoform X9, which translates to MATLSIIGSSSLISYAVFKNTPKSPEIRPLFCLSFSDLLLGICWLTEALLYGTSIANKDIICYNLQALGQTLYISSFLYIVNYIWYLCTELRMRHNQIGQNTSPLVTDSTCRVGQITFIFSSLIPLLLMTPVFCLGNDSECFHNFSQNNRCILMFSPPSVMAELLPSANTSVCNILYFYSITIFLASFLLSLLTIMVLFIQAQNLYKKFVKSPGFVGNKQRIVIHIVEQRVRFYPAAFLCCWGPAVVLIITKLTKPQDTELHMALYVLQALTAGSQGLLHFGVYGWTQHKFHQLKQEAQCDVDTQTPLLCSQKRVYNRGLDPLGSTVTFATSSSTIL; encoded by the exons ATGGCAACTCTGAG TATTATAGGTTCAAGTTCACTTATTTCCTATGCTGTATTCAAGAATACGCCGAAATCTCCAGAG ATAAGGCCACTTTTTTGTCTGAGCTTCTCTGACCTGCTACTGGGAATTTGCTGGCTTACTGAGGCACTTCTCTATGGAACTTCAATAGCCAATAAGGACATTATCTGCTATAACTTGCAAGCACTTGGACAG ACACTCTACATTTCCTCATTTCTCTACATTGTCAATTACATCTGGTATTTGTGCACAGAACTAAGGATGAGACACAACCAGATTGGACAGAACACATCTCCACTG GTAACAGATTCTACTTGCCGAGTTGGTCAAATCACCTTCATTTTTTCAAG CCTGATACCTCTACTATTGATGACACCTGTGTTCTGTCTGGGCAACGACAGTGAATGTTTCCACAACTTCAGTCAGAACAACAG gtgTATCCTGATGTTTTCACCACCATCAGTCATGGCTGAACTCCTGCCTTCTGCCAATACATCTGTCTGtaacatactttatttttatagtatcaCCATTTTCTTGGCTAGCTTTTTGCTCAGCCTTCTAACTATTATG GTCTTATTCATCCAAGCCCAAAACTTGTATAAGAAGTTTGTGAAATCACCTGGCTTTGTGGGGAACAAACAGCGAATAGTGATTCACATTGTGGAACAGCGAGTGCGCTTCTACCCAGCGGCCTTCTTATGCTGCTGGGGCCCAG CTGTCGTGCTGATAATCACAAAGCTGACTAAGCCCCAGGACACCGAGCTACACATGGCCCTGTATGTTCTCCAG GCTCTAACAGCAGGATCCCAGGGTCTGCTCCACTTTGGAGTATATGGATGGACACAGCACAAATTCCACCAACTAAAGCAAGAGGCTCAATGTGATGTGGATACCCAGACACCATTATTATGCTCACAGAAGAGAGTCTATAACAGGGGCCTGGATCCATTAGGGTCTACTGTTACTTTTGCTACTAGCTCCTCCACCATTCTTTGA
- the Tmem116 gene encoding transmembrane protein 116 isoform X8: MVLIHAAPSLPAYFLTMVYVVSRPVLYSPERIRPLFCLSFSDLLLGICWLTEALLYGTSIANKDIICYNLQALGQTLYISSFLYIVNYIWYLCTELRMRHNQIGQNTSPLVTDSTCRVGQITFIFSSLIPLLLMTPVFCLGNDSECFHNFSQNNRCILMFSPPSVMAELLPSANTSVCNILYFYSITIFLASFLLSLLTIMVLFIQAQNLYKKFVKSPGFVGNKQRIVIHIVEQRVRFYPAAFLCCWGPAVVLIITKLTKPQDTELHMALYVLQALTAGSQGLLHFGVYGWTQHKFHQLKQEAQCDVDTQTPLLCSQKRVYNRGLDPLGSTVTFATSSSTIL; the protein is encoded by the exons ATAAGGCCACTTTTTTGTCTGAGCTTCTCTGACCTGCTACTGGGAATTTGCTGGCTTACTGAGGCACTTCTCTATGGAACTTCAATAGCCAATAAGGACATTATCTGCTATAACTTGCAAGCACTTGGACAG ACACTCTACATTTCCTCATTTCTCTACATTGTCAATTACATCTGGTATTTGTGCACAGAACTAAGGATGAGACACAACCAGATTGGACAGAACACATCTCCACTG GTAACAGATTCTACTTGCCGAGTTGGTCAAATCACCTTCATTTTTTCAAG CCTGATACCTCTACTATTGATGACACCTGTGTTCTGTCTGGGCAACGACAGTGAATGTTTCCACAACTTCAGTCAGAACAACAG gtgTATCCTGATGTTTTCACCACCATCAGTCATGGCTGAACTCCTGCCTTCTGCCAATACATCTGTCTGtaacatactttatttttatagtatcaCCATTTTCTTGGCTAGCTTTTTGCTCAGCCTTCTAACTATTATG GTCTTATTCATCCAAGCCCAAAACTTGTATAAGAAGTTTGTGAAATCACCTGGCTTTGTGGGGAACAAACAGCGAATAGTGATTCACATTGTGGAACAGCGAGTGCGCTTCTACCCAGCGGCCTTCTTATGCTGCTGGGGCCCAG CTGTCGTGCTGATAATCACAAAGCTGACTAAGCCCCAGGACACCGAGCTACACATGGCCCTGTATGTTCTCCAG GCTCTAACAGCAGGATCCCAGGGTCTGCTCCACTTTGGAGTATATGGATGGACACAGCACAAATTCCACCAACTAAAGCAAGAGGCTCAATGTGATGTGGATACCCAGACACCATTATTATGCTCACAGAAGAGAGTCTATAACAGGGGCCTGGATCCATTAGGGTCTACTGTTACTTTTGCTACTAGCTCCTCCACCATTCTTTGA
- the Tmem116 gene encoding transmembrane protein 116 isoform X10, with translation MTPVFCLGNDSECFHNFSQNNRCILMFSPPSVMAELLPSANTSVCNILYFYSITIFLASFLLSLLTIMVLFIQAQNLYKKFVKSPGFVGNKQRIVIHIVEQRVRFYPAAFLCCWGPAVVLIITKLTKPQDTELHMALYVLQALTAGSQGLLHFGVYGWTQHKFHQLKQEAQCDVDTQTPLLCSQKRVYNRGLDPLGSTVTFATSSSTIL, from the exons ATGACACCTGTGTTCTGTCTGGGCAACGACAGTGAATGTTTCCACAACTTCAGTCAGAACAACAG gtgTATCCTGATGTTTTCACCACCATCAGTCATGGCTGAACTCCTGCCTTCTGCCAATACATCTGTCTGtaacatactttatttttatagtatcaCCATTTTCTTGGCTAGCTTTTTGCTCAGCCTTCTAACTATTATG GTCTTATTCATCCAAGCCCAAAACTTGTATAAGAAGTTTGTGAAATCACCTGGCTTTGTGGGGAACAAACAGCGAATAGTGATTCACATTGTGGAACAGCGAGTGCGCTTCTACCCAGCGGCCTTCTTATGCTGCTGGGGCCCAG CTGTCGTGCTGATAATCACAAAGCTGACTAAGCCCCAGGACACCGAGCTACACATGGCCCTGTATGTTCTCCAG GCTCTAACAGCAGGATCCCAGGGTCTGCTCCACTTTGGAGTATATGGATGGACACAGCACAAATTCCACCAACTAAAGCAAGAGGCTCAATGTGATGTGGATACCCAGACACCATTATTATGCTCACAGAAGAGAGTCTATAACAGGGGCCTGGATCCATTAGGGTCTACTGTTACTTTTGCTACTAGCTCCTCCACCATTCTTTGA